The Streptomyces sp. Alt3 genome has a segment encoding these proteins:
- the gatB gene encoding Asp-tRNA(Asn)/Glu-tRNA(Gln) amidotransferase subunit GatB, whose protein sequence is MTVIDLESYEDALATYDPVMGLEVHVELGTKTKMFCGCSTELKQDANSQTCPVCLGLPGALPVVNEIGVESAIKIGLALNCEIAEWCRFARKNYFYPDMPKNFQTSQYDEPIAFDGYLDVQLEDGEIFRVQIERAHMEEDTGKSTHVGGATGRIHGASHSLLDYNRAGIPLIEIVTKPIEGAGARAPEVAKAYVAELRELIKALGVSEARMEMGQMRCDVNLSLRPHGREKFGTRSETKNVNSLRSVERAARFEIQRHAAVLNSGGTIVQETRHFHEEDGSTTAGRIKDNAEDYRYFPEPDLVPVAPSRDWVEELRKELPELPRLRRKRLKEEWGVNEHDMQSILNAGAVDLIVATTDAGAPSDQARKWWMGELARNANETGRSLDELPVTPAQVARVAELVASGDLNDKLARQVLEGVLAGEGDPDTVVEKRGLKVVSDEGALGTAVDEAIAANAAIADKIRGGKVAAAGALVGAVMKATRGQADAARVRELILEKLGVEG, encoded by the coding sequence GTGACTGTCATCGACCTGGAGTCGTACGAGGACGCCCTCGCGACGTACGACCCCGTCATGGGCCTCGAGGTCCATGTGGAGCTCGGCACCAAGACCAAGATGTTCTGCGGGTGCTCCACCGAGCTCAAGCAGGACGCGAACTCGCAGACCTGCCCGGTATGCCTCGGACTGCCGGGCGCGCTTCCGGTCGTCAACGAGATCGGCGTCGAGTCCGCCATCAAGATCGGGCTCGCGCTGAACTGCGAGATCGCCGAGTGGTGCCGCTTCGCCCGGAAGAACTACTTCTATCCGGACATGCCGAAGAACTTCCAGACCTCCCAGTACGACGAGCCGATCGCCTTCGACGGCTATCTGGACGTCCAGCTGGAGGACGGCGAGATCTTCCGCGTGCAGATCGAGCGCGCGCACATGGAGGAGGACACCGGCAAGTCGACGCACGTCGGCGGTGCCACCGGCCGCATCCACGGCGCCTCCCACTCGCTGCTGGACTACAACCGCGCCGGCATCCCGCTCATCGAGATCGTCACCAAGCCGATCGAGGGAGCCGGAGCGCGCGCCCCCGAGGTCGCCAAGGCGTACGTCGCCGAGCTCCGTGAGCTCATCAAGGCGCTCGGCGTCTCGGAGGCCCGCATGGAGATGGGCCAGATGCGCTGCGACGTCAACCTGTCGCTGCGTCCGCACGGCCGTGAGAAGTTCGGCACGCGCTCCGAGACGAAGAACGTCAACTCGCTGCGTTCCGTCGAGCGCGCCGCCCGCTTCGAGATCCAGCGCCATGCCGCGGTGCTGAACTCCGGCGGCACGATCGTGCAGGAGACCCGGCACTTCCACGAGGAGGACGGCTCCACCACGGCCGGCCGGATCAAGGACAACGCCGAGGACTACCGCTACTTCCCCGAGCCGGACCTGGTTCCGGTCGCCCCTTCCCGCGACTGGGTCGAGGAGCTCCGCAAGGAGCTTCCCGAGCTGCCCCGGCTGCGTCGCAAGCGGCTGAAGGAGGAGTGGGGTGTCAACGAGCACGACATGCAGTCCATCCTCAACGCGGGCGCGGTCGACCTGATCGTCGCCACGACCGACGCGGGCGCACCCTCCGACCAGGCCCGCAAGTGGTGGATGGGCGAGCTCGCCCGCAACGCCAACGAGACGGGCCGCAGCCTGGACGAGCTGCCGGTCACCCCGGCGCAGGTCGCCCGGGTGGCGGAACTCGTGGCCTCCGGCGACCTCAACGACAAGCTGGCGCGCCAGGTCCTCGAAGGCGTCCTCGCGGGCGAGGGCGACCCGGACACCGTCGTCGAGAAGCGCGGCCTGAAGGTCGTCTCCGACGAGGGTGCCCTCGGCACCGCCGTCGACGAGGCGATCGCGGCCAACGCGGCCATCGCCGACAAGATCCGCGGCGGCAAGGTCGCGGCGGCCGGAGCGCTCGTGGGAGCGGTCATGAAGGCCACCCGCGGTCAGGCGGACGCCGCGCGTGTGCGTGAGCTGATCCTGGAGAAGCTCGGCGTCGAGGGCTGA
- the gatA gene encoding Asp-tRNA(Asn)/Glu-tRNA(Gln) amidotransferase subunit GatA, whose translation MTDISTIIKLTAAEIAARIASGELTAVEVTEAHLARIDAIDEKVHAFLHIDREGALAQARAVDAKREAGEKLGPLAGVPLALKDIFTTQDMPTTVGSKILEGWVPPYDATLTKKLKAADVVILGKTNMDEFAMGSSTENSAYGPTGNPWDLTRIPGGSGGGSSAALASFEAPLAIGTDTGGSIRQPAAVTGTVGVKPTYGGVSRYGMVAFSSSLDQGGPCARTVLDAALLHEVIGGHDPLDSTSIDAPVPPVVEAARNGSVQGMRVGVVKQFAGEGYQAGVVQRFNESVELLKSLGATVVELDCPSFDLALSAYYLIAPSECSSNLARFDAMRYGLRVGDDGTRSAEDVTALTREAGFGDEVKRRIILGTYALSSGYYDAYYGSAQKVRTLITQDFEKAFEQVDVIVSPTTPTTAFPIGERADDPMAMYLADLCTIPTNLAGNSAMSLPCGLAPEDGLPVGLQIIAPAMKDDRLYKVGAAVEAAFVERWGHPLLEEAPSL comes from the coding sequence ATGACGGACATCAGCACCATCATCAAGCTCACCGCGGCCGAGATCGCCGCGAGGATCGCCTCCGGCGAGCTGACGGCCGTCGAGGTCACCGAGGCCCACCTGGCCCGGATCGACGCCATCGACGAGAAGGTCCACGCCTTCCTGCACATCGACCGCGAGGGCGCGCTCGCGCAGGCCCGCGCCGTCGACGCCAAGCGCGAGGCGGGCGAGAAGCTCGGCCCGCTGGCCGGCGTCCCGCTCGCGCTCAAGGACATCTTCACCACGCAGGACATGCCGACCACCGTCGGTTCGAAGATCCTCGAGGGCTGGGTCCCGCCGTACGACGCGACCCTCACCAAGAAGCTGAAGGCGGCCGACGTCGTCATCCTCGGCAAGACCAACATGGACGAGTTCGCCATGGGGTCCTCCACCGAGAACAGCGCGTACGGTCCGACCGGGAACCCCTGGGACCTCACCCGCATCCCGGGCGGCTCCGGCGGCGGTTCCTCCGCCGCGCTGGCCTCCTTCGAGGCGCCGCTCGCCATCGGCACGGACACCGGCGGCTCCATCCGCCAGCCCGCGGCCGTCACCGGCACCGTCGGCGTCAAGCCCACCTACGGCGGTGTCTCCCGCTACGGCATGGTCGCCTTCTCGTCCTCCCTCGACCAGGGCGGCCCCTGTGCCCGCACGGTCCTGGACGCGGCCCTGCTGCACGAGGTCATCGGCGGCCACGACCCGCTCGACTCGACGTCCATCGACGCACCGGTCCCGCCGGTCGTCGAGGCCGCGCGCAACGGCTCGGTCCAGGGCATGCGCGTCGGCGTGGTCAAGCAGTTCGCCGGCGAGGGCTACCAGGCCGGTGTCGTCCAGCGCTTCAACGAGTCCGTCGAGCTGCTGAAGTCCCTCGGCGCCACGGTCGTCGAGCTGGACTGCCCCTCGTTCGACCTCGCTCTTTCGGCGTACTACCTGATCGCGCCGTCGGAGTGCTCCTCGAACCTGGCGCGCTTCGACGCCATGCGCTACGGCCTGCGGGTCGGCGACGACGGCACGCGCTCCGCCGAGGACGTCACCGCGCTCACCCGCGAGGCCGGCTTCGGCGACGAGGTCAAGCGCCGCATCATCCTCGGTACGTACGCGCTCAGCTCCGGCTACTACGACGCGTACTACGGCTCGGCCCAGAAGGTCCGCACGCTCATCACGCAGGACTTCGAGAAGGCGTTCGAGCAGGTGGACGTGATCGTCTCGCCGACGACGCCCACCACCGCCTTCCCGATCGGCGAGCGCGCCGACGACCCGATGGCGATGTACCTCGCGGACCTGTGCACCATTCCGACCAACCTCGCCGGCAACTCCGCCATGTCGCTGCCCTGCGGCCTGGCTCCGGAGGACGGCCTGCCGGTCGGGCTGCAGATCATCGCCCCCGCCATGAAGGACGACCGGCTGTACAAGGTCGGAGCCGCCGTCGAGGCCGCCTTCGTGGAAAGGTGGGGGCACCCGCTGCTTGAGGAGGCTCCGTCGCTATGA
- the gatC gene encoding Asp-tRNA(Asn)/Glu-tRNA(Gln) amidotransferase subunit GatC: protein MPGITREEVAHLARLARLELKGEELEHFAGQLDDIIGAVARVSEVADQDVPPTSHPLPLTNVMRADEVRPSLTPEQALSGAPAQEQQRFKVPQILGED from the coding sequence ATGCCTGGCATCACGCGCGAGGAGGTCGCCCACCTCGCCCGGCTGGCGCGTCTGGAGCTGAAGGGCGAAGAGCTCGAGCACTTCGCCGGTCAGCTCGACGACATCATCGGCGCGGTCGCCCGCGTCTCCGAGGTCGCCGACCAAGACGTACCGCCGACCTCCCACCCGCTGCCGCTGACCAACGTCATGCGCGCGGACGAGGTCCGTCCGTCGCTCACCCCCGAGCAGGCGCTCTCCGGCGCCCCGGCCCAGGAGCAGCAGCGTTTCAAGGTGCCGCAGATCCTGGGGGAGGACTAA
- a CDS encoding putative bifunctional diguanylate cyclase/phosphodiesterase, with translation MKPTESAAPVSGLQGFVGLTSKVGATVVAVAALQLAVGFYRTVDDGHALFPSGTAGWSLAVLTGIIVGHLVALGRDRWWGGTGSGAALTLAVLLLYGWVAAGLVSLVVVVLVGTARRHRWWQGLLHGAVDILGIGAAALVLAAFGQVPSVETPWRPLHWGIEAVPEVLLAAGAYLLVTRVLLWYARASQTGGLPTIARTALLRQGLVAVALLGIAPLICVVASATPVLLPLFAVPLIALDSTLWIARARAEEQLRDPLTGLPNRQWLLERTWTALEEAGATGERTALVLIDLDRFRAVNDTLGHLAGDRLLLQIAERLRLALPRGAEAARLGGDEFAVLLPTADSITSAQRIARHLVAELSSPLDLDGLTLVLEASAGVAVHPDHALDAEGLLRRADVAMYQAKRDRTGVEVYESKRDSNTPDRLGLLGDLRRALDAREVELHYQPKVRFDGQVAGLEALVRWVHPERGRVPPDEFIAIAESSGLMPHLTEYVLETALAQVARWRAQGLFVPVAVNVSPRDVHTPGFAGSVAARLARHGVPAGALQLEITEHVLLEDPQRAADTLAGLTGHGVKMSLDDFGTGYSSLVHLRKLPVSELKIDRSFVARLAVDNEDAEIVRCTIDLAHSLGLIVVAEGVEDDETWERLRDLRCDAVQGWLVAAAMPPQETTAWLRARGEHGWRRPSELEAAAAQAAPPEPAPRPAGRALNPGPATA, from the coding sequence ATGAAACCGACCGAGAGCGCCGCACCGGTGTCGGGGCTGCAAGGTTTCGTGGGCCTCACGTCCAAGGTGGGCGCCACCGTCGTGGCGGTCGCCGCGCTGCAGCTCGCCGTCGGCTTCTACCGGACGGTCGACGACGGCCACGCGCTCTTCCCGTCCGGCACCGCGGGCTGGTCGCTCGCCGTGCTCACCGGGATCATCGTGGGCCATCTGGTCGCCCTGGGCCGAGACCGCTGGTGGGGCGGCACAGGCTCCGGCGCGGCCCTCACCCTCGCAGTTCTGCTGCTCTACGGCTGGGTGGCCGCCGGCCTGGTCAGCCTCGTCGTCGTGGTGCTCGTCGGCACGGCCAGGCGTCACCGGTGGTGGCAGGGGCTGTTGCACGGCGCCGTGGACATACTCGGCATCGGGGCGGCCGCGCTCGTCCTGGCCGCCTTCGGCCAGGTGCCGAGCGTCGAGACACCCTGGCGGCCACTCCACTGGGGCATCGAGGCCGTGCCGGAAGTGCTCCTCGCCGCCGGTGCGTACCTGCTCGTCACCCGCGTCCTGCTCTGGTACGCCAGGGCGTCGCAGACCGGCGGACTGCCGACGATCGCCCGAACGGCACTGCTGCGCCAGGGACTCGTCGCGGTCGCCCTGCTCGGCATCGCCCCGTTGATCTGCGTGGTGGCGTCGGCCACGCCGGTGCTGCTGCCGCTCTTCGCCGTCCCGCTGATCGCCCTGGACTCCACACTCTGGATAGCCCGCGCGCGTGCCGAGGAACAACTCAGGGACCCGCTCACCGGCCTGCCCAACCGTCAGTGGCTCCTGGAGAGGACGTGGACGGCACTCGAGGAGGCCGGCGCCACGGGCGAGCGGACCGCCCTCGTCCTCATCGACCTCGACCGGTTCCGCGCCGTGAACGACACCCTCGGTCATCTCGCCGGTGACCGGCTCCTGCTCCAGATCGCGGAGCGGCTGCGGCTCGCCCTCCCGCGCGGTGCGGAGGCCGCGCGGCTCGGGGGCGACGAGTTCGCCGTGCTGCTGCCGACCGCGGACTCGATCACCAGCGCCCAGCGCATCGCCCGTCATCTGGTCGCCGAGCTCTCCTCGCCCCTCGACCTCGACGGGCTCACCCTCGTGCTGGAGGCCAGCGCGGGTGTCGCCGTCCACCCCGACCACGCGCTGGACGCCGAGGGCCTGCTCAGACGGGCGGACGTGGCGATGTACCAGGCCAAGCGGGACCGCACGGGCGTGGAGGTCTACGAGTCCAAGCGCGACAGCAACACCCCGGACCGGCTCGGTCTGCTGGGCGACCTGCGCCGCGCCCTGGACGCCCGCGAGGTGGAGCTCCACTACCAGCCCAAGGTCCGTTTCGACGGGCAGGTGGCCGGCCTCGAAGCACTGGTGCGCTGGGTGCACCCGGAGCGCGGACGGGTCCCCCCGGACGAGTTCATCGCGATCGCGGAGTCCTCCGGGCTGATGCCCCACCTCACCGAGTACGTGCTGGAGACCGCGCTGGCCCAGGTGGCGCGGTGGCGGGCGCAGGGGCTGTTCGTCCCCGTCGCCGTCAACGTCTCTCCGCGCGACGTGCACACCCCGGGCTTCGCGGGCAGTGTCGCCGCGCGGCTCGCCCGGCACGGTGTCCCGGCCGGCGCGCTGCAGCTGGAGATAACCGAGCACGTCCTGCTGGAGGACCCCCAGCGGGCCGCCGACACCCTGGCGGGACTCACCGGGCACGGCGTGAAGATGTCCCTCGACGACTTCGGTACCGGCTACTCCTCCCTCGTACACCTGCGCAAGCTGCCGGTGAGCGAGCTCAAGATCGACCGGTCGTTCGTCGCGCGGCTGGCCGTGGACAACGAGGACGCAGAGATCGTCCGCTGCACCATCGACCTGGCCCACTCGCTGGGCCTGATCGTCGTCGCCGAGGGCGTCGAGGACGACGAGACCTGGGAGCGGCTGCGGGACCTGCGCTGCGACGCGGTGCAGGGGTGGCTCGTCGCCGCGGCCATGCCGCCGCAGGAGACGACTGCCTGGCTGCGTGCCCGGGGAGAGCACGGATGGCGGAGGCCGTCGGAGCTGGAGGCCGCGGCCGCGCAGGCGGCGCCACCCGAGCCGGCGCCCAGGCCCGCGGGGCGCGCGCTCAATCCCGGCCCGGCCACGGCCTGA
- the ligA gene encoding NAD-dependent DNA ligase LigA, translating into MAGEQQAQQLTGVPAEVREQHALLAEQIEEHRFRYYVKDQPVVDDAEFDRQMRALEAIEDEHPELRTPDSPTQKVAGPYTTEFTSVEHRERLLSLDNAFDDGELAAWAERVAKDVGGGGYHFLCELKVDGLAVNLTYEHGRLTRAATRGDGRTGEDITPNVRTIAEIPLRLKGDDIPALVEIRGEVFFPMEAFEGLNARLVEAGDKPFANPRNAAAGSLRQKDPKVTATRPLHMVVHGIGAREGFDIDRLSQAYDLLREWGLPTARHNKVVESLDEVREFIAWFGENRQSVEHEIDGVVVKLDEIPLQGRLGSTSRAPRWAIAWKYAPQEVNTKLVNIRVGVGRTGRVTPYAQVEPVEVAGSEVEFATLHNQNVVKAKGVLIGDTVVLRKAGDVIPEILGPVVDLRDGSEHEFVMPSECPECGTPLRAMKEADIDLRCPNARSCPAQLRERLAYLAGRKCLDIDHFGYVAAAALTRPLEPEEPPLLDEGDLFGLTVEQLLPIRAYVLDPDSGLPKRDPKTGEEKIATVFANQQGEPKKNALGMLEGIAAARQAPLARILTGLSIRHVGPVAAVELARQFRSVERIDEASEAELAAADGVGPIIAASVKQWFAEDWHREILRKWREAGVRMEDEGAGEDEGPRPLEGLTVVVTGTLTAHTRDGAKDALQSLGAKVTGSVSRKTSFVVVGDNPGSKYDKAMQLKVPVLDEEGFAVLLGQGPDAAREAAVPAEA; encoded by the coding sequence ATGGCCGGCGAACAGCAGGCGCAGCAGCTGACCGGTGTGCCGGCGGAGGTGCGCGAACAGCACGCACTTCTCGCCGAGCAGATCGAGGAGCACCGCTTCCGGTACTACGTGAAGGACCAGCCGGTCGTCGACGACGCGGAGTTCGACCGGCAGATGCGCGCGCTGGAGGCCATCGAGGACGAGCACCCGGAGCTGCGCACACCGGACTCGCCGACCCAGAAGGTCGCGGGCCCCTACACCACGGAGTTCACCTCCGTCGAACACCGTGAGCGCCTGCTCTCCCTGGACAACGCATTCGACGACGGGGAGCTCGCCGCCTGGGCCGAGCGCGTGGCCAAGGACGTGGGCGGGGGCGGGTACCACTTCCTGTGCGAGCTCAAGGTGGACGGTCTCGCCGTCAACCTCACCTACGAGCACGGCAGGCTGACCCGCGCGGCGACCCGCGGCGACGGCCGGACGGGGGAGGACATCACCCCCAACGTCCGTACGATCGCGGAGATCCCGCTCCGCCTCAAGGGGGACGACATCCCCGCGCTCGTCGAGATCCGGGGTGAGGTCTTCTTCCCGATGGAGGCCTTCGAGGGGCTCAACGCCCGGCTCGTCGAGGCCGGGGACAAGCCCTTCGCCAACCCGCGCAACGCGGCGGCCGGATCGCTGCGGCAGAAGGACCCGAAGGTCACCGCCACCCGCCCGCTGCACATGGTGGTGCACGGCATCGGCGCCCGCGAGGGCTTCGACATCGACCGGCTCTCCCAGGCCTACGACCTGCTGAGGGAGTGGGGCCTGCCGACCGCCAGGCACAACAAGGTCGTGGAGTCCCTCGACGAGGTCCGTGAGTTCATCGCCTGGTTCGGCGAGAACCGCCAGTCCGTCGAGCACGAGATCGACGGCGTGGTCGTCAAGCTCGACGAGATCCCGCTGCAGGGCAGGCTGGGCTCCACCTCGCGCGCGCCGCGCTGGGCGATCGCCTGGAAGTACGCCCCGCAGGAGGTCAACACCAAGCTGGTCAACATCCGCGTCGGCGTCGGACGCACCGGCCGGGTCACGCCGTACGCCCAGGTCGAGCCGGTCGAGGTGGCGGGCTCCGAGGTCGAGTTCGCCACCCTGCACAACCAGAACGTGGTGAAGGCCAAGGGCGTCCTCATCGGTGACACGGTGGTGCTCCGCAAGGCGGGCGACGTCATCCCGGAGATCCTCGGCCCGGTCGTCGACCTGCGGGACGGCAGCGAGCATGAGTTCGTCATGCCGTCCGAGTGCCCCGAGTGCGGGACGCCGCTGCGGGCGATGAAGGAGGCAGACATCGACCTCCGCTGCCCCAACGCCCGTTCCTGCCCCGCTCAGTTGAGGGAGCGCCTGGCCTACCTGGCTGGCCGTAAGTGCCTGGACATCGACCACTTCGGCTATGTGGCCGCCGCGGCCCTGACCAGACCGCTGGAGCCCGAGGAGCCGCCGCTGCTGGACGAGGGCGACCTCTTCGGCCTGACGGTGGAACAGCTGCTGCCCATCCGGGCGTATGTCCTGGACCCGGACAGCGGGCTGCCCAAGCGTGACCCGAAGACGGGCGAGGAGAAGATCGCCACGGTCTTCGCAAACCAGCAGGGCGAGCCGAAGAAGAACGCCCTCGGCATGCTGGAGGGCATCGCGGCGGCCAGGCAGGCCCCGCTCGCCAGGATCCTCACCGGGCTCTCGATCCGGCACGTGGGGCCGGTGGCCGCCGTCGAACTGGCCCGGCAGTTCCGGTCCGTGGAGCGGATCGACGAGGCGTCCGAGGCGGAACTCGCCGCGGCGGACGGGGTGGGGCCCATCATCGCCGCCTCGGTCAAACAGTGGTTCGCCGAGGACTGGCACCGCGAGATCCTGCGCAAGTGGCGGGAGGCCGGGGTCCGGATGGAGGACGAGGGCGCGGGTGAGGACGAGGGGCCGCGGCCCCTGGAGGGCCTCACCGTCGTGGTCACCGGCACGCTGACCGCGCACACCAGGGACGGCGCCAAGGACGCGCTCCAGAGCCTGGGGGCGAAGGTCACCGGCTCGGTCTCCAGGAAGACGTCCTTCGTGGTGGTCGGCGACAACCCGGGGTCGAAGTACGACAAGGCGATGCAGCTGAAGGTGCCCGTACTCGACGAGGAGGGCTTCGCCGTGCTCCTCGGACAGGGGCCGGACGCGGCCCGGGAGGCCGCTGTCCCCGCCGAGGCGTGA
- a CDS encoding methionine synthase — protein MSEKSGFSASAATGIGSMPGGDAREAAKTVTGSFADGRGMPYLAELPARGPGADMTGRTVGLLVEMYGHVEPSGWRISDRPGRDTRRARSWLGEDLDALEEFTQGYEGLLKVQAVGPWTLAAGLELRGGEAMLGDPGACRDLAGSLAEGLRSHLAEVRRRVPGAEVVLQLDEPSLTAVLRGRIRSASGYRTYRAVDRQVVEGTLRDVLAVNGEGLTAVHSCAPEVPFALLRRAGAGAVSFDFSLLTEREEEAIGEAVEGGTQLFLGVVPGMDAASTALSDPGGSVKEVRTLWSRLGLNPGTLSESVVITPSCGLAGASPAYARAALAHCARAAKSLADNPE, from the coding sequence GTGAGCGAGAAGAGCGGGTTCAGCGCGAGTGCAGCCACCGGGATCGGGTCCATGCCGGGGGGAGACGCCCGGGAAGCGGCCAAGACCGTCACCGGGTCCTTCGCCGACGGCCGGGGCATGCCGTACCTGGCGGAGCTGCCCGCGCGGGGCCCCGGCGCGGACATGACCGGCCGGACCGTGGGTCTGCTCGTCGAGATGTACGGCCATGTCGAGCCCAGCGGCTGGCGGATCAGCGACCGCCCCGGCCGCGACACCCGCAGGGCCCGCTCCTGGCTGGGCGAGGACCTCGACGCGCTGGAGGAGTTCACCCAGGGCTACGAAGGGCTGCTGAAGGTCCAGGCCGTCGGCCCCTGGACCCTCGCCGCCGGGCTGGAGCTGCGGGGCGGCGAGGCCATGCTGGGCGACCCGGGGGCCTGCCGTGACCTGGCCGGTTCCCTGGCCGAGGGGCTGCGCTCCCACCTCGCCGAGGTACGGCGCCGGGTTCCCGGCGCCGAGGTCGTGCTCCAGCTCGACGAACCCTCCCTGACCGCCGTGCTGAGGGGCCGGATCAGGTCGGCGAGCGGCTACCGCACCTACCGCGCCGTGGACCGCCAGGTCGTCGAGGGAACACTGCGGGACGTGCTCGCGGTGAACGGCGAGGGACTCACCGCCGTCCACTCCTGCGCGCCGGAGGTGCCGTTCGCTCTGCTGCGCCGCGCGGGGGCGGGCGCGGTGTCCTTCGACTTCTCCCTGCTCACCGAGCGTGAGGAGGAAGCGATCGGGGAGGCCGTCGAGGGCGGTACCCAGCTCTTCCTCGGCGTGGTTCCCGGCATGGACGCCGCCTCGACCGCATTGTCGGACCCGGGCGGTAGCGTCAAGGAGGTCAGGACGTTGTGGAGCAGGCTGGGGCTGAATCCGGGGACTCTCAGCGAGTCCGTCGTGATCACTCCGTCCTGCGGTCTGGCGGGGGCGTCGCCCGCGTACGCGCGCGCCGCGCTCGCCCACTGCGCCCGGGCCGCGAAGTCGCTCGCGGACAACCCTGAGTGA
- a CDS encoding SDR family oxidoreductase: protein MPTHLITGAGSGIGAAVARRLLERGDDLVLLARDAGRAKELAALHPGARTLVGDLGNPDRLSWAFGHQPMPEHLDSLLHIAGVVELGTVGDLTPKAWHHQLNANLVSPAELTRLMLPQLRVAQGHVVFVNSGAGLAAHAEWGAYAASKHGLKALADSLRHEEHGNGVRVTSVYPGRTASPMQAKVHQQEGKEYDASRWIDPESVATTILLALDLPRDAEINDLTVRPGR, encoded by the coding sequence ATGCCTACTCACCTCATCACCGGTGCCGGCTCCGGCATCGGCGCCGCCGTCGCCCGCCGTCTCCTGGAGCGCGGCGACGACCTCGTGCTGCTGGCCCGGGACGCCGGACGCGCCAAGGAACTGGCCGCCCTCCACCCCGGGGCCCGCACGCTCGTCGGCGACCTCGGCAATCCCGACCGGCTCTCCTGGGCGTTCGGCCACCAGCCGATGCCCGAGCACCTCGACTCGCTGCTGCACATCGCGGGCGTCGTCGAACTCGGCACGGTCGGCGACCTGACCCCGAAGGCCTGGCACCACCAGCTCAACGCCAACCTGGTCTCCCCGGCCGAGCTCACGCGTCTGATGCTGCCGCAGCTCCGCGTCGCGCAGGGCCACGTCGTCTTCGTGAACTCCGGGGCAGGCCTCGCGGCCCACGCCGAGTGGGGCGCGTACGCCGCCAGCAAGCACGGGCTCAAGGCACTCGCCGACTCCCTGCGCCACGAGGAGCACGGCAACGGCGTCCGGGTCACCTCCGTCTACCCGGGCCGCACCGCCAGCCCCATGCAGGCCAAGGTCCACCAGCAGGAGGGCAAGGAGTACGACGCCTCGCGCTGGATCGACCCGGAGTCCGTGGCCACCACGATCCTGCTGGCACTCGATCTGCCGCGCGACGCCGAGATCAACGACCTGACGGTCCGCCCCGGCCGCTGA
- a CDS encoding LOG family protein, with protein sequence MNICVFLSAADLDDRYTVPAREFAELLGRGGHTLVWGGSESGLMKVVADGVQEAGGRLVGVSVDFLAAKARTNADEMVIAKDLAERKALLLEKSDAIVIMVGGTGTLDEATEILELKKHGKHTKPVVLLNTAGFYDGLRQQFQRMEDEGFLPLPLTELVFFAKDGVGALAYLEESAGLR encoded by the coding sequence ATGAACATCTGCGTCTTCCTCTCCGCCGCCGACCTCGACGACCGCTACACCGTGCCCGCCCGCGAGTTCGCCGAACTGCTGGGCAGGGGCGGACACACCCTGGTCTGGGGCGGGTCGGAGAGCGGGCTGATGAAGGTCGTCGCCGACGGCGTCCAGGAGGCCGGCGGCCGGCTCGTCGGGGTGTCGGTGGACTTCCTGGCGGCCAAGGCGCGGACGAACGCCGACGAGATGGTGATCGCCAAGGACCTGGCCGAGCGCAAGGCGCTGCTTCTGGAGAAGTCCGACGCGATCGTGATCATGGTCGGCGGCACGGGGACGCTCGACGAGGCCACGGAGATCCTGGAACTGAAGAAGCACGGCAAGCACACCAAGCCCGTCGTCCTGCTGAACACCGCCGGTTTCTACGACGGCCTGCGCCAGCAGTTCCAGCGCATGGAGGACGAGGGCTTCCTGCCGCTGCCCCTCACCGAGCTGGTCTTCTTCGCCAAGGACGGTGTCGGCGCGCTGGCCTACCTGGAGGAGTCGGCAGGGCTGCGCTGA
- a CDS encoding DUF427 domain-containing protein produces MASITGHTITVEPSATHVRAVHDGQVLAESRRPLVLRETGCPDRYYLPPEDVRTELLSPSDTRTHCPFKGDASYWSLPGAADLVWAYPEPKEEVAAIRDHFCFYATDVVPD; encoded by the coding sequence ATGGCCTCCATCACAGGACACACCATCACCGTCGAACCCTCCGCCACGCACGTGCGCGCGGTGCACGACGGGCAGGTGCTCGCCGAGAGCCGCCGCCCGCTCGTGCTGCGGGAGACGGGCTGTCCCGACCGTTACTACCTGCCGCCCGAGGACGTCCGTACGGAGCTGTTGTCACCCTCGGACACCCGTACGCACTGTCCGTTCAAGGGGGACGCGTCGTACTGGTCACTGCCCGGAGCCGCGGACCTCGTCTGGGCCTACCCGGAGCCGAAGGAGGAGGTCGCCGCGATCAGGGACCACTTCTGCTTCTACGCCACGGACGTCGTGCCCGACTGA